The proteins below are encoded in one region of Candidatus Planktophila lacus:
- the glnA gene encoding type I glutamate--ammonia ligase, which translates to MFKNAAEVFAYIKKEDVKLVDVRFTDLPGIQHHFNVPVESFDEAVFTDGLMFDGSSIRGFQSIHESDMKLLPIPSSAFIDPFRLEKTLVILFSVHNPSDNSPYSRDPRGVVAKAVDYLKSTGIADQAFFAPEAEFYVFDAVRFSTGINESFHHIDSYEGAWNTGIVADPDGTPNRGYRTRVKGGYFPVSPTDQFPDLRDEMVMELGRAGLLVERSHHEVGTAGQMEINYRFTDILSAGDELMKFKYIIRNVAWEGGKTATFMPKPLFGDNGSGMHVHQSLWKDGKPLFFEAGTYGDLSDMARWYIGGLLKHAPSLLAFTNPTVNSYRRLVPGYEAPVNLVYSARNRSACIRIPITGSSPKAKRIEFRCPDPSSNPYLAFAAMLMAGIDGIVNKIEPPAPVDKDLYELEGAEAAAIPQVPGSLDAVLDSLEKDHEFLTKGGVFSEDLISTWIEWKRKNEVDYVRLRPHPAEFELYFDI; encoded by the coding sequence ATGTTTAAAAATGCAGCAGAAGTTTTTGCTTACATCAAGAAAGAAGATGTAAAGCTCGTCGATGTTCGCTTTACCGATCTACCCGGTATTCAGCATCACTTCAACGTTCCAGTTGAATCATTCGATGAAGCAGTTTTCACTGATGGCCTAATGTTCGATGGTTCATCAATCCGCGGATTCCAGTCAATCCACGAATCAGATATGAAGTTGCTGCCAATTCCATCTTCAGCATTTATCGATCCATTCCGCTTGGAAAAGACACTAGTCATTCTCTTCTCTGTCCATAACCCATCTGATAACTCTCCTTACTCACGCGATCCTCGTGGAGTTGTTGCAAAGGCTGTTGATTATTTGAAGTCAACTGGAATTGCAGATCAGGCTTTCTTCGCACCTGAAGCTGAGTTCTACGTTTTCGATGCAGTGCGCTTTAGTACTGGAATCAATGAGTCTTTCCATCACATCGATTCTTATGAAGGTGCTTGGAATACCGGCATCGTCGCAGACCCAGATGGAACTCCAAACCGTGGATACCGCACACGCGTTAAGGGTGGATATTTCCCAGTTTCACCAACTGATCAATTCCCAGATCTTCGCGATGAGATGGTTATGGAACTTGGTCGCGCTGGCTTGCTCGTTGAGCGCTCACACCACGAAGTTGGTACCGCAGGACAGATGGAAATTAACTACCGCTTTACCGACATCCTCAGCGCCGGCGATGAATTGATGAAGTTTAAGTACATCATTCGAAACGTTGCCTGGGAAGGTGGCAAGACTGCAACCTTTATGCCAAAGCCACTCTTCGGAGATAACGGTTCAGGTATGCACGTTCACCAATCACTTTGGAAAGATGGCAAGCCACTCTTCTTCGAAGCAGGAACATACGGAGATCTCTCCGATATGGCTCGTTGGTATATCGGCGGGCTCTTGAAGCACGCTCCATCACTTCTTGCATTCACCAACCCAACTGTTAACTCATACCGTCGTTTGGTTCCAGGTTACGAAGCGCCGGTAAACCTCGTTTACTCAGCGCGTAACCGTTCTGCATGTATCCGTATTCCAATTACAGGTTCATCACCAAAGGCAAAGCGCATTGAGTTCCGTTGCCCAGATCCATCATCAAATCCATACCTAGCATTCGCCGCAATGTTGATGGCCGGTATCGATGGAATCGTTAACAAGATCGAGCCACCTGCTCCAGTTGATAAGGATCTCTACGAACTCGAAGGTGCAGAAGCTGCAGCAATTCCTCAGGTTCCAGGTTCCCTTGATGCTGTTCTAGATAGCCTCGAAAAGGATCACGAATTCCTTACAAAGGGTGGAGTCTTCTCAGAAGACTTGATCTCAACATGGATCGAATGGAAGCGTAAGAACGAAGTTGATTACGTTCGCTTGCGTCCACATCCAGCAGAGTTTGAACTCTACTTCGATATTTAA
- a CDS encoding Na+/H+ antiporter NhaA has translation MFGGAFALPCTLYNMILDLLIAIFFLFVGIEITATLTHPKQVLLPAIAALGGMVIPASIFLILNPGSQAWATAMPTDLALALGVFALLGKSANPAVRIFLLTLAVADDLFSLIVLAIFYGDQLDMAHGASTLGAAALGASLAIIPKFPVKQVVAILSPLCTFFVIPVYVIAKLSQGISMDSITSETAISLTIARVIGKILGITLFAWLAITLNIVRLPSALKLSEIAGVGALAGMGLTVALVISEVAVESKEIQGDVKTGLIISALISGMVGYIWLKKPLAL, from the coding sequence ATCTTCGGCGGGGCTTTTGCTTTACCTTGTACTCTTTACAACATGATCTTGGATCTCTTAATTGCAATCTTCTTCCTCTTTGTAGGAATCGAGATAACTGCGACGCTTACTCATCCAAAGCAAGTGCTTCTGCCCGCTATCGCAGCGCTTGGCGGAATGGTTATACCTGCATCGATATTCCTTATACTAAATCCTGGATCACAAGCGTGGGCAACTGCCATGCCTACTGATCTGGCTCTGGCTCTTGGCGTGTTCGCACTTTTAGGAAAGAGTGCCAACCCTGCAGTTCGGATATTTCTCTTAACGCTGGCGGTTGCCGATGATCTGTTCTCACTTATCGTGCTCGCTATTTTCTATGGAGATCAACTGGACATGGCGCACGGTGCATCGACTTTGGGGGCAGCAGCCCTAGGCGCTAGCCTCGCAATAATTCCGAAATTTCCAGTTAAGCAAGTTGTCGCAATTCTCTCGCCACTTTGTACATTCTTTGTAATCCCCGTTTATGTCATCGCTAAATTAAGCCAAGGAATCTCAATGGATTCCATTACCTCTGAGACCGCGATTTCATTAACAATTGCACGCGTAATCGGCAAGATACTCGGCATAACCCTTTTCGCATGGTTAGCCATTACGCTAAATATCGTTCGGCTTCCTAGCGCTTTGAAATTATCTGAAATAGCTGGAGTTGGAGCATTGGCTGGCATGGGTTTAACCGTCGCACTTGTCATCTCTGAAGTTGCCGTTGAAAGCAAAGAAATTCAAGGCGATGTCAAGACAGGATTAATTATCTCAGCGTTAATCTCTGGAATGGTTGGTTATATATGGCTCAAAAAGCCTCTTGCGCTTTAA
- a CDS encoding purine-cytosine permease family protein: MKEKMQLELNGTNVIAENERAGKASSLFWPWCGANVSLLALSYGSFFLGFGISFWQATLAAVLGTVLSFLLVGLSSIAGKKSSAPTMVLSRAVFGVKGNIVPGLLSYLIFVGWETVLVSLATLATGTIFIRIGHINHDLAMVIGFALAVSLTIYGGVLGHKVIMRLQKYLTLVTVFATLIYIALTLDQVNWESVSALPSGNIQAFIGALIFGITGIGLGWVNAAADYSRYLPRTTSSKSVVGWTVLGASIVPIILVIYGAALSGSDPKLNEAIAMDPIGALTTILPTWYLAIFALIAILGLVGGAILDLYSSGLTLISIGLPVKRHIAAIIDGAVMLFGTIYIVWIADNFFYPFQGFLITLGVPIATWSAIFVTDVLLRKHAYSEEDLYSECGRYGSWNKRSLSIMAIGTFIGWGFVTNTFASWLSWQGYLLFIIGGKEGSWAFANVGVLLALAIGGGGHYLLARKEIKAQEAF, translated from the coding sequence ATGAAGGAAAAGATGCAACTAGAACTTAATGGAACAAATGTCATCGCCGAGAATGAACGTGCGGGCAAGGCGTCCTCTCTCTTCTGGCCGTGGTGTGGGGCGAACGTCTCTTTATTAGCGCTTTCCTACGGCTCCTTCTTCCTGGGATTTGGCATCTCCTTCTGGCAAGCAACGCTGGCCGCGGTACTTGGCACAGTCCTTTCATTCCTTTTAGTGGGGCTTAGTTCAATCGCAGGAAAGAAATCGAGTGCGCCAACGATGGTGCTTTCTCGCGCTGTCTTCGGAGTAAAAGGAAATATCGTTCCCGGTCTCTTGTCCTACCTAATCTTTGTTGGTTGGGAAACGGTTTTAGTCTCTCTTGCAACTCTTGCCACCGGAACAATCTTTATCCGAATTGGGCATATTAATCATGATCTAGCAATGGTGATTGGATTTGCCCTCGCTGTTTCACTAACTATTTATGGGGGAGTACTCGGCCATAAAGTAATCATGCGCTTGCAGAAGTATTTAACTCTCGTAACTGTGTTTGCAACGCTGATTTATATTGCTCTGACGCTTGATCAAGTTAACTGGGAGAGCGTCTCAGCGCTTCCTTCAGGCAACATCCAAGCATTTATCGGCGCACTAATTTTTGGCATAACTGGCATAGGTCTGGGCTGGGTTAATGCAGCAGCCGATTACTCCAGATATTTACCAAGAACGACTTCTAGTAAATCTGTCGTAGGCTGGACAGTTCTTGGCGCATCTATCGTTCCAATTATTCTGGTGATTTATGGCGCCGCACTTTCCGGCAGTGATCCAAAGCTAAATGAGGCAATTGCCATGGATCCCATCGGTGCGCTAACCACAATTCTTCCTACTTGGTATTTAGCTATCTTTGCCTTGATCGCCATCCTGGGATTGGTAGGCGGAGCAATTCTCGACCTTTACTCATCGGGGCTAACTCTTATCTCGATTGGTCTTCCGGTTAAGAGACATATCGCAGCGATAATTGACGGTGCGGTGATGCTATTTGGCACGATCTATATTGTTTGGATTGCCGATAATTTCTTCTACCCATTCCAAGGTTTTTTAATCACCTTAGGTGTTCCAATCGCTACTTGGTCAGCGATCTTTGTAACTGATGTGCTTCTTCGTAAACACGCATATTCGGAGGAAGATCTTTACAGCGAATGTGGCCGCTACGGCTCTTGGAATAAGAGGTCGCTTTCAATCATGGCAATAGGAACATTTATTGGTTGGGGTTTCGTAACTAATACCTTTGCTAGCTGGCTTTCTTGGCAGGGTTACTTGCTCTTTATCATCGGCGGCAAAGAAGGTAGTTGGGCTTTTGCTAATGTGGGCGTGCTTCTTGCGCTTGCGATAGGTGGTGGTGGCCATTACCTACTAGCGAGAAAAGAAATTAAAGCGCAAGAGGCTTTTTGA
- a CDS encoding GNAT family N-acetyltransferase, translating to MTSSSIKDHRQVLELLEGRPKFFETFTTYSPEHKFIEAIVDPENLSFSVKDEDGSIFAMALGRNPKILACDRVATSRGIEVNLDSFTHRADWDFYSIDTYTFAIFEGADEATNNEEVKALLEVHAPNSSVWPGNEEVLFWGAIRKDDQLVATGALVKWRTGEVMFASIATHSDYRSKGLAQTLVSRMLSTANSRGIAHVGLGVFAGNFSAKRAYEKVGFSLIGEFSSYQRKEK from the coding sequence TTGACTTCTTCCTCGATTAAAGACCATCGTCAAGTACTTGAACTTCTGGAAGGTAGGCCTAAATTCTTTGAGACCTTTACTACGTATTCACCAGAGCACAAATTTATTGAGGCAATTGTAGATCCTGAAAATCTAAGTTTTTCCGTAAAGGATGAAGATGGATCTATCTTCGCAATGGCGCTTGGCAGAAATCCAAAAATTCTGGCATGCGACCGCGTAGCGACATCACGCGGAATTGAAGTCAATTTAGATAGCTTTACCCATCGCGCAGATTGGGATTTCTACTCAATAGATACTTATACATTCGCGATTTTTGAAGGTGCCGACGAAGCGACGAACAATGAAGAGGTAAAGGCGCTACTTGAAGTGCATGCTCCAAACTCTTCGGTTTGGCCAGGAAATGAAGAAGTTCTCTTTTGGGGAGCGATTCGCAAAGATGATCAACTGGTAGCAACTGGCGCCCTGGTCAAATGGCGAACTGGAGAAGTGATGTTTGCATCTATTGCAACACATTCGGATTATCGTTCCAAAGGTTTGGCCCAGACACTTGTCTCGCGAATGCTCTCAACTGCAAATAGCAGAGGTATTGCACATGTTGGCTTAGGAGTCTTCGCTGGAAACTTTAGCGCCAAGCGCGCATACGAAAAGGTTGGATTTTCGCTAATTGGCGAATTCTCTTCTTACCAACGTAAAGAGAAGTAA
- a CDS encoding SDR family oxidoreductase: MTISGDLSGKRIFITGGSRGIGLAIALRAARDGASVAIAAKTSEPNPKLPGTIHSAAQEIRDAGGVALPIQCDLRDEEQIAAAVNQAAQEFGGIDILINNASAINLTPTEATPAKRFDLMFDVNVRGTFLTSQAAIPHLRESAKAGRNPHILTLSPPLSMKAKWFQHHVAYTMAKYGMSMCVLGMSEEFRKTGIAVNALWPRTAIDTAALQMIPGIDTAACRTPEILADAAYAILNRESKDCTGNFFVDDEVLASVGVTDLEKYSVVPGTTDFLLDFFLD; encoded by the coding sequence ATGACCATCTCAGGAGATCTTTCAGGAAAGCGAATCTTTATTACTGGAGGTTCGAGAGGTATCGGTCTGGCAATAGCCCTACGCGCAGCTCGTGACGGAGCATCAGTTGCAATTGCCGCGAAGACTTCCGAACCCAATCCAAAGCTGCCCGGAACTATTCACTCAGCTGCTCAAGAGATTCGCGATGCTGGCGGAGTAGCGCTGCCAATCCAATGCGATTTAAGAGATGAAGAGCAAATTGCAGCTGCTGTAAATCAGGCAGCGCAAGAGTTCGGTGGCATAGATATTTTGATCAATAACGCAAGCGCCATCAATTTAACGCCAACAGAGGCAACACCAGCCAAGCGTTTTGATTTGATGTTTGACGTAAATGTGCGAGGTACATTCTTGACTTCTCAGGCTGCAATTCCGCATCTTCGTGAATCCGCAAAGGCCGGACGCAATCCTCACATTCTCACGCTCTCTCCGCCGCTTTCTATGAAGGCGAAGTGGTTTCAGCACCACGTGGCATACACAATGGCGAAGTACGGCATGTCGATGTGCGTGCTTGGAATGTCTGAAGAGTTTCGCAAAACAGGAATTGCCGTAAATGCCTTATGGCCACGCACAGCGATTGATACCGCGGCTTTGCAGATGATTCCTGGAATTGATACCGCCGCTTGCAGAACGCCAGAGATTTTGGCTGATGCGGCCTATGCAATTCTCAATCGCGAATCGAAAGATTGCACCGGAAACTTCTTCGTAGATGACGAAGTTCTAGCATCTGTCGGAGTAACAGATCTTGAAAAGTACTCGGTCGTTCCTGGAACAACGGATTTTCTTCTTGACTTCTTCCTCGATTAA
- a CDS encoding enoyl-CoA hydratase-related protein codes for MDQITSRREGSIQILSFNRPEKMNALTREMYAGLANGLNEAAGDFGVRALIITSEGDHFTAGNDIADFLANPPTNEDSDVARFLGSLLEFPKPLIAAVKGNAVGVGTTMLLHCDVVVAGPSAKFSMPFASLGLVPEAGSSYLFPLLVGYQRAAKIFMTGESFGADSAKEMGLVASIASDPLREALEIATHISEQPPQAMINTKALLKASKHDAVAAVMKAEFELFSLALQSEEAMEAFMNFMAKKGK; via the coding sequence ATGGATCAAATCACCAGCCGGCGTGAGGGATCGATACAGATCCTCTCCTTTAACCGCCCCGAAAAAATGAATGCGCTCACACGTGAGATGTATGCGGGCCTTGCAAATGGGCTAAATGAGGCGGCCGGCGACTTTGGAGTTCGCGCATTGATCATCACTTCTGAGGGCGATCATTTCACCGCAGGGAATGACATTGCAGATTTTTTAGCTAATCCACCAACTAATGAAGACAGTGACGTTGCTCGTTTTCTTGGTTCGCTACTCGAGTTTCCAAAACCGCTAATCGCCGCAGTAAAGGGAAATGCCGTCGGAGTTGGAACAACGATGTTGTTGCATTGCGATGTTGTAGTGGCAGGACCAAGTGCCAAGTTTTCCATGCCATTTGCATCACTCGGATTAGTTCCAGAAGCGGGCTCAAGTTATCTCTTTCCTCTTTTAGTTGGATATCAGAGAGCTGCGAAGATTTTTATGACCGGAGAAAGTTTTGGAGCCGATAGCGCGAAAGAGATGGGTCTAGTTGCATCAATTGCATCAGATCCTTTGCGTGAAGCCCTGGAAATCGCAACTCATATCTCAGAGCAACCACCACAAGCGATGATCAACACCAAGGCGCTTTTGAAGGCGAGCAAGCACGATGCCGTTGCCGCGGTTATGAAAGCAGAATTTGAACTCTTCTCACTCGCCCTTCAATCCGAAGAAGCGATGGAAGCGTTTATGAACTTTATGGCTAAGAAGGGTAAATGA